One segment of Curtobacterium poinsettiae DNA contains the following:
- the gatC gene encoding Asp-tRNA(Asn)/Glu-tRNA(Gln) amidotransferase subunit GatC, whose protein sequence is MPDITSEQVAHLANLARIALTPDEIEKLTGELAHIVESVAKVAEVATDDVPATSHPVPLGNVTRPDVVGTTLTQEQALSGAPDSDGERFRVTAILGEEQ, encoded by the coding sequence ATGCCTGACATCACGAGCGAGCAGGTCGCGCACCTGGCGAACCTCGCACGTATCGCACTCACGCCCGACGAGATCGAGAAGCTGACCGGGGAGCTGGCGCACATCGTCGAGAGCGTCGCCAAGGTCGCCGAGGTCGCGACCGACGACGTCCCGGCGACGAGCCACCCCGTGCCGCTCGGCAACGTCACCCGACCCGATGTGGTCGGCACGACGCTGACGCAGGAGCAGGCGCTCTCCGGGGCGCCCGACTCCGACGGCGAACGGTTCCGCGTGACCGCCATCCTCGGCGAAGAACAGTAG
- the gatA gene encoding Asp-tRNA(Asn)/Glu-tRNA(Gln) amidotransferase subunit GatA — translation MTDDITKLSAAALADALVARDVSSVEATQAHLDRIAAVDGDVHAFLHVNQNALAVAKSIDSRRAAGDDLGPLAGVPIAVKDVLCTQDMPTTAGSKILEGWVPPYDATPVAKLRAAGLVPLGKTNMDEFAMGSTTEFSAYGPTRNPWDLDRIPGGSGGGSAAAVAAHEAPFALGSDTGGSIRQPGAVTGTVGVKPTYGGVSRYGAIALASSLDQIGPVSRTVLDAALLHDVIGGHDPKDSTSIPDAWPSMAAAAREGLQEDTLRGLRVGVVRELAGGDGFQAGVTQRFQETVALLESAGAVVVEIDAPSFAYAISAYYLILPAEASSNLAKFDSVRFGLRVTPENGATVEDVMAVTREAGFGPEVKRRIILGTYALSAGYYDAYYGSAQKVRTLVQRDFQAAFEQVDLLVSPSAPTTAFPIGERIDDPLAMYLNDLTTIPANLAGVPGMSIPNGLAPEDGLPVGVQLMAPQREDARLYRYGAALERLLEQQWGAPLIASVPDLDQSQQSAAQEGVI, via the coding sequence GTGACTGACGACATCACGAAGCTGAGCGCCGCGGCGCTCGCCGACGCCCTCGTGGCGCGCGACGTCTCGAGCGTCGAGGCCACCCAGGCCCACCTCGACCGGATCGCCGCCGTCGACGGCGACGTGCACGCGTTCCTGCACGTCAACCAGAACGCCCTCGCGGTGGCGAAGTCGATCGACTCCCGCCGTGCCGCGGGCGACGACCTCGGGCCGCTCGCCGGTGTGCCGATCGCCGTCAAGGACGTCCTGTGCACGCAGGACATGCCCACGACCGCCGGCTCGAAGATCCTCGAGGGCTGGGTGCCGCCGTACGACGCCACCCCCGTCGCGAAGCTCCGCGCCGCCGGCCTCGTGCCGCTCGGCAAGACCAACATGGACGAGTTCGCGATGGGCTCGACCACCGAGTTCTCGGCCTACGGCCCGACCCGCAACCCGTGGGACCTCGACCGGATCCCCGGCGGATCCGGCGGTGGTTCGGCCGCCGCGGTCGCCGCGCACGAAGCACCCTTCGCCCTCGGCTCGGACACGGGTGGCTCCATCCGTCAGCCCGGTGCCGTGACGGGCACGGTCGGTGTGAAGCCGACGTACGGCGGGGTGAGCCGCTACGGCGCCATCGCCCTGGCGTCCAGCCTCGACCAGATCGGACCGGTGTCCCGCACCGTCCTCGACGCCGCGCTCCTGCACGACGTCATCGGCGGGCACGACCCGAAGGACTCCACGTCCATCCCGGACGCCTGGCCCTCGATGGCCGCCGCCGCACGCGAAGGGCTGCAGGAGGACACGCTCCGCGGCCTGCGCGTCGGCGTGGTGCGGGAACTCGCCGGGGGCGACGGGTTCCAGGCCGGGGTCACCCAGCGCTTCCAGGAGACGGTCGCGCTGCTCGAGTCGGCCGGTGCGGTCGTCGTCGAGATCGACGCTCCGTCGTTCGCGTACGCGATCAGCGCGTACTACCTGATCCTCCCGGCCGAGGCATCGTCGAACCTCGCCAAGTTCGACTCGGTGCGCTTCGGCCTCCGGGTCACGCCCGAGAACGGTGCCACCGTCGAGGACGTCATGGCCGTCACGCGTGAAGCCGGTTTCGGACCGGAGGTCAAGCGGCGCATCATCCTCGGCACCTACGCCCTGAGCGCCGGCTACTACGACGCCTACTACGGCTCGGCGCAGAAGGTCCGCACGCTCGTGCAGCGGGACTTCCAGGCCGCCTTCGAGCAGGTCGACCTGCTCGTCAGCCCGTCGGCGCCGACGACCGCGTTCCCGATCGGTGAGCGCATCGACGACCCGCTGGCGATGTACCTCAACGACCTCACGACGATCCCGGCGAACCTCGCCGGCGTGCCCGGCATGAGCATCCCGAACGGCCTCGCGCCCGAGGACGGCCTGCCCGTCGGCGTGCAGCTGATGGCGCCCCAGCGCGAGGACGCGCGGCTGTACCGCTACGGTGCCGCCCTCGAGCGTCTGCTCGAACAGCAGTGGGGCGCGCCGCTCATCGCGTCCGTCCCGGACCTCGACCAGAGTCAGCAGTCCGCTGCGCAGGAAGGTGTGATCTGA
- a CDS encoding zinc-dependent alcohol dehydrogenase family protein has protein sequence MRAAIIHAPNDIRVEERDRPGLLSGKDAVVKVLAACVCGSDLWPYRGVTETKQPRPIGHELVGEVVAVGDDVTGLHEGDFVISPFTMNDGTCQACRNGMTTGCDHLSGFGSTDAYGDPVGGAQAEYVRIPDADATLVAVPGPVDPALVPSLLTLSDVFSTGHHAAVSAAVGPGKTVVVVGDGAVGLSAVLASKRLGADRIIAMSRHADRQALAREFGATDIVAERGDEGVAAVCTLLGGDLADCAVEAVGTEESMDQALHSVRPGGNVGFVGVPHGVPTIGTRYLFDTNIAIAGGMAPARKYIPELLPDVLSGAIDPGRVFDLELPLDEAAEAYRAMDERRAIKVLLRP, from the coding sequence GTGCGCGCAGCGATCATCCACGCCCCGAACGACATCCGCGTCGAGGAGCGCGACCGACCCGGGCTCCTCTCCGGCAAGGACGCCGTCGTCAAGGTCCTCGCGGCCTGTGTCTGCGGATCGGACCTCTGGCCCTACCGCGGCGTCACCGAGACGAAGCAGCCCCGGCCGATCGGCCACGAGCTCGTCGGCGAGGTCGTCGCCGTCGGTGACGACGTCACCGGCCTGCACGAGGGCGACTTCGTCATCTCCCCCTTCACCATGAACGACGGCACCTGCCAGGCCTGCCGCAACGGCATGACCACCGGCTGCGACCACCTGTCCGGATTCGGCAGCACGGACGCGTACGGCGACCCCGTCGGCGGCGCACAGGCCGAGTACGTGCGGATCCCGGACGCCGACGCCACGCTCGTCGCGGTCCCCGGCCCGGTCGACCCGGCCCTGGTGCCGTCGCTGCTCACCCTGTCCGACGTCTTCTCGACCGGCCACCACGCCGCCGTGTCGGCCGCGGTCGGCCCCGGCAAGACCGTCGTCGTGGTCGGCGACGGCGCGGTCGGCCTCTCCGCCGTGCTCGCCTCGAAGCGACTCGGCGCGGACCGCATCATCGCGATGAGCCGGCACGCCGACCGTCAGGCGCTCGCCCGCGAGTTCGGTGCCACCGACATCGTGGCGGAGCGCGGCGACGAGGGCGTCGCCGCGGTCTGTACGCTGCTCGGCGGCGACCTGGCCGACTGCGCGGTCGAGGCCGTCGGCACCGAGGAGAGCATGGACCAGGCGCTGCACTCGGTCCGGCCCGGCGGCAACGTCGGCTTCGTCGGGGTCCCGCACGGAGTCCCGACGATCGGCACGCGCTACCTGTTCGACACGAACATCGCCATCGCGGGCGGCATGGCCCCGGCCCGGAAGTACATCCCCGAACTGCTGCCCGACGTGCTGTCCGGCGCGATCGACCCCGGTCGCGTCTTCGACCTGGAGCTGCCGCTCGACGAGGCCGCCGAGGCCTACCGCGCGATGGACGAGCGCCGCGCCATCAAGGTGTTGCTGCGCCCGTAG
- the gatB gene encoding Asp-tRNA(Asn)/Glu-tRNA(Gln) amidotransferase subunit GatB: protein MAQKDALMDFDEALERYEPVLGFEVHVELATKTKMFSDAPNFFGGEPNTNVTPVDLGLPGSLPVVNAQAVRYSIQLGLALGCSIAESSRFARKNYFYPDNPKNYQVSQYDEPIAYEGEVEVELADGTIYNIPIERAHMEEDAGKLTHVGGATGRIQGAEYSLVDYNRAGVPLVEIVTKPIFGAEHRAPELGAAYVQVIRDLVRALGVSEARMERGNLRCDANISLRPRGQEKLGTRTETKNVNSFRAVERAIRYEIQRQAAILAAGGTITQETRHWHEDTGRTSAGRPKSDADDYRYFPEPDLLPVVPDPAVVAELRASLPEAPVARRRRLKGEWGFADLEFQDVVNGGLLDEVEGTVAAGAAPQAARKWWTGEISRVANAQDAAPGDLVSPKHVAEVIALVESGDLTDRLARQVLEGVIAGEGSPAQFVEARGLKVVSDDSALTAAVDEALAAQPDVLAKIQDGKVQAAGAIIGAVMKAMKGQADAARVRELVLERAQQS from the coding sequence ATGGCGCAGAAGGACGCGCTGATGGACTTCGACGAGGCGCTCGAGCGCTACGAGCCGGTGCTCGGTTTCGAGGTCCACGTCGAACTCGCGACGAAGACCAAGATGTTCTCGGACGCCCCGAACTTCTTCGGCGGCGAGCCCAACACGAACGTCACCCCGGTCGACCTCGGGCTGCCCGGGTCGCTGCCGGTCGTGAACGCACAGGCCGTGCGGTACTCGATCCAGCTCGGGCTCGCGCTCGGCTGCTCGATCGCCGAGTCCTCGCGGTTCGCCCGGAAGAACTACTTCTACCCGGACAACCCGAAGAACTACCAGGTCTCGCAGTACGACGAGCCCATCGCCTACGAGGGCGAGGTCGAGGTCGAGCTCGCCGACGGCACGATCTACAACATCCCGATCGAGCGCGCCCACATGGAAGAGGACGCCGGCAAGCTGACGCACGTCGGCGGTGCCACCGGCCGCATCCAGGGCGCCGAGTACTCGCTCGTGGACTACAACCGTGCCGGTGTGCCCCTGGTCGAGATCGTCACGAAGCCGATCTTCGGCGCCGAGCACCGGGCCCCCGAGCTCGGGGCCGCCTACGTGCAGGTCATCCGCGACCTCGTCCGGGCGCTCGGTGTCTCCGAAGCCCGCATGGAGCGCGGCAACCTGCGGTGCGACGCGAACATCTCGCTCCGCCCCCGCGGGCAGGAGAAGCTCGGCACCCGCACCGAGACCAAGAACGTCAACTCGTTCCGCGCCGTCGAGCGTGCGATCCGCTACGAGATCCAGCGCCAGGCAGCGATCCTCGCCGCCGGTGGCACGATCACGCAGGAGACCCGGCACTGGCACGAGGACACCGGCCGCACCTCGGCCGGTCGTCCGAAGTCGGACGCCGACGACTACCGGTACTTCCCGGAGCCCGACCTGCTGCCCGTCGTGCCGGACCCGGCCGTCGTCGCGGAGCTCCGTGCCTCGTTGCCCGAGGCTCCGGTCGCACGTCGCCGTCGTCTGAAGGGCGAGTGGGGCTTCGCCGACCTGGAGTTCCAGGACGTCGTCAACGGCGGCCTGCTCGACGAGGTCGAGGGCACCGTCGCTGCCGGCGCCGCACCACAGGCAGCGCGAAAGTGGTGGACCGGTGAGATCAGCCGCGTCGCCAACGCGCAGGACGCCGCCCCAGGTGACCTGGTGTCGCCGAAGCACGTCGCCGAGGTCATCGCGCTCGTCGAGTCCGGCGACCTGACCGACCGCCTGGCGCGCCAGGTGCTCGAGGGTGTCATCGCCGGCGAGGGCTCGCCGGCGCAGTTCGTCGAGGCCCGCGGGCTCAAGGTCGTCTCGGACGACTCCGCCCTGACCGCAGCGGTCGACGAAGCACTCGCGGCGCAGCCCGACGTGCTGGCGAAGATCCAGGACGGCAAGGTCCAGGCGGCCGGCGCGATCATCGGTGCGGTCATGAAGGCCATGAAGGGCCAGGCCGACGCCGCCCGCGTGCGGGAACTCGTGCTGGAGCGCGCGCAGCAGTCGTAG
- a CDS encoding type III polyketide synthase, with protein sequence MSATIRAIGTAVPETTLDQPRVRDLFSAQPDLGRLGRRLVPAAFDGSAVDQRHTVLEELDSERVGGAFRDDDGTLRSPSTGSRNDRYRELAPPLFVAAARDAVERAGIAPEAVTHLVTVSCTGFTQPGPDIDVVEQLGLPGGVFRHHIGFMGCCAAFPALRIAAAFVDQDPDAVVLVVCGELCTLHVRASNDPDQIVANSVFGDGAAAAVVARDGAGLRFDEFTTAVVPEGASEMAWNIGDEGFEMVLSTAVPKLVGLHVPSAVQPLLDGGSASDVPVWAVHPGGRAILDRAQESLGLPDSAMESSRRVLREHGNMSSATVLFVLRDAVDAGLEDGSAVVALAFGPGLTVESARLTAVRTEASLAAGPLESLAAEPAASPAVEPAVEPARVPVATTGAA encoded by the coding sequence GTGTCCGCAACGATCCGCGCCATCGGAACCGCCGTCCCCGAGACGACCCTCGACCAGCCCAGGGTGCGTGACCTCTTCTCCGCCCAACCCGACCTCGGGCGGCTCGGCAGACGGCTCGTCCCCGCCGCGTTCGACGGGTCGGCGGTCGACCAGCGGCACACCGTCCTCGAGGAACTCGACTCCGAACGTGTCGGTGGTGCCTTCCGTGACGACGACGGCACCCTGCGCTCGCCGTCCACCGGTTCGCGCAACGACCGGTACCGCGAACTCGCCCCGCCGCTGTTCGTCGCCGCCGCCCGCGACGCGGTGGAACGCGCCGGCATCGCGCCGGAGGCCGTCACACACCTGGTGACCGTGTCGTGCACCGGGTTCACGCAGCCCGGACCCGACATCGACGTCGTCGAGCAGCTCGGGCTGCCCGGGGGCGTCTTCCGGCACCACATCGGTTTCATGGGGTGCTGCGCCGCGTTCCCCGCGCTCCGGATCGCCGCGGCGTTCGTCGACCAGGACCCGGACGCCGTCGTGCTCGTGGTCTGCGGTGAACTCTGCACCCTGCACGTCCGTGCCTCGAACGACCCCGACCAGATCGTCGCGAACAGCGTCTTCGGCGACGGTGCCGCGGCAGCGGTGGTCGCCCGCGACGGAGCCGGTCTGCGCTTCGACGAGTTCACGACGGCCGTGGTGCCCGAGGGAGCGTCCGAGATGGCGTGGAACATCGGGGACGAGGGCTTCGAGATGGTCCTGTCGACCGCCGTGCCGAAGCTCGTCGGCCTGCACGTCCCGAGCGCCGTGCAACCGCTGCTCGACGGCGGGTCGGCTTCGGACGTGCCGGTGTGGGCGGTGCACCCGGGCGGCCGGGCCATCCTCGACCGCGCCCAGGAGTCCCTCGGGCTGCCGGACAGCGCGATGGAGTCGAGCCGGCGCGTGCTGCGCGAACACGGCAACATGTCGAGCGCCACCGTGCTCTTCGTGCTGCGCGACGCCGTCGACGCCGGCCTCGAGGACGGCAGCGCCGTCGTCGCACTGGCCTTCGGCCCGGGTCTGACCGTCGAGAGCGCACGGCTCACCGCGGTGCGGACCGAGGCGTCGCTCGCGGCAGGACCCCTGGAGTCGCTGGCGGCCGAACCTGCGGCATCGCCCGCGGTGGAACCCGCTGTCGAACCCGCCCGCGTCCCCGTCGCGACCACGGGCGCGGCGTGA
- a CDS encoding alpha/beta hydrolase family protein yields MLLIAAALLTASVHSLGVIEAPGMPPAHQVTVASTTTTRIIPADDRLSSASASASASVSASVSAPVAMPVVAAVSSTTAVGVDDLAAAHGRAFVEDLGALGAADLRSAATDRRVVATVQDDPPPAQTVAQWWSHLPADEQDRLLVHAPALVGNLEGVPYAVRDQANRATLTSGLADAQVGAARAAMLGQVRDSLVQEPGDPRRFLVALDTRGSGRAAISIGDLDTAADVTVVVPGMFFTVTGQMTDFTNTANDLSREQATLAPLAATGNGSGVAVVAWMGYRTPDLSNILSLGLARTGAERLERTVAGLRAIRAGDQPRVNIVAHSYGSTTAMTALASGRMTADTLTVLGSPGSDVRTAADLAVATGQVFVGGAHSDPIAGSGYFGTDPGGASFGSTVLDLAGGADALSAGDVFRRPVGHNDYLKPGTASLHDVALIGIGRGDLVREQVRRGKSGGDDIVGASPDMYLVRPQDLQPRD; encoded by the coding sequence ATGCTGCTCATCGCTGCGGCTCTGCTCACCGCCTCGGTGCACTCGCTCGGAGTGATCGAGGCCCCAGGCATGCCCCCGGCGCACCAGGTCACGGTCGCCAGCACCACCACGACCCGCATCATCCCGGCCGACGACCGGCTCTCGTCGGCGTCGGCGTCGGCGTCGGCGTCCGTGTCAGCGTCCGTGTCAGCGCCCGTGGCGATGCCGGTGGTGGCAGCGGTGTCGTCCACGACAGCGGTGGGGGTCGACGACCTCGCCGCCGCACACGGGCGCGCGTTCGTCGAGGACCTCGGCGCGCTCGGCGCCGCAGACCTGCGGAGCGCGGCCACCGACCGCCGTGTCGTGGCGACGGTGCAGGACGATCCGCCGCCCGCGCAGACCGTCGCGCAGTGGTGGTCGCACCTGCCCGCCGACGAGCAGGACCGACTCCTCGTGCACGCGCCCGCCCTGGTCGGGAACCTCGAGGGCGTGCCGTACGCCGTCCGCGACCAGGCCAACCGGGCGACGCTGACGTCCGGCCTCGCCGACGCCCAGGTGGGTGCAGCCCGGGCCGCGATGCTCGGGCAGGTCCGGGACTCCCTGGTGCAGGAACCGGGCGACCCGCGGCGCTTCCTGGTGGCACTCGACACCCGGGGCTCCGGGCGTGCGGCGATCAGCATCGGCGACCTCGACACCGCAGCCGACGTCACCGTCGTGGTGCCGGGCATGTTCTTCACGGTCACCGGGCAGATGACCGACTTCACGAACACCGCCAACGACCTGTCCCGCGAGCAGGCCACCCTGGCCCCACTCGCCGCGACCGGCAACGGGTCGGGTGTCGCCGTCGTCGCGTGGATGGGGTACCGGACGCCGGACCTGTCGAACATCCTGTCACTCGGGCTCGCACGGACCGGGGCGGAGCGGCTCGAACGGACCGTCGCGGGCCTGCGCGCGATCCGCGCCGGCGATCAACCGCGGGTGAACATCGTCGCGCACTCGTACGGTTCGACCACGGCGATGACGGCCCTGGCGTCCGGCCGGATGACGGCCGACACCCTGACCGTGCTCGGGTCGCCGGGCAGCGACGTCCGGACGGCGGCCGACCTCGCCGTCGCCACCGGGCAGGTCTTCGTCGGCGGCGCGCACAGCGACCCCATCGCGGGCTCCGGGTACTTCGGCACCGACCCGGGTGGGGCGTCGTTCGGGTCGACCGTGCTCGACCTGGCCGGCGGCGCCGACGCGCTGTCGGCCGGTGACGTGTTCCGGCGACCCGTGGGGCACAACGACTACCTCAAGCCGGGCACGGCATCGCTGCACGACGTCGCCCTGATCGGCATCGGTCGCGGTGACCTGGTGCGCGAGCAGGTCCGACGCGGGAAGTCGGGGGGCGACGACATCGTCGGCGCTTCGCCGGACATGTACCTCGTGCGTCCGCAGGACCTGCAGCCCCGTGACTGA
- a CDS encoding transglycosylase domain-containing protein, producing MRVVRWPGALLMFVVMSVLAGMLVAVAVTPAVAVAGEGTSGAVSFFEDLPTYLDVQTPQQVSSVYAEQGGKQVKIASFYAENRTNVTADQMADSLKQAAIDTEDPRYYDEGGIDVLGTLRGVAATVVGGDVQGGSSITQQYVKNVLVQQCEELTGKDQAATEKKVEACYQDAAGVTPQRKLQEMRYAIAVNKKYSKDEILTGYLNIVGLGGRVYGAEAGAEYYFGVHAKDLSLVQSATLVAILNNPSNLRIDVPSDKDNGKANGYALTKERRDYVLRRMQAHGSITKAQMTKAIATPVTPKITETANGCSTAATNHDAGYFCDYVRDQVLQDPAFGKTAAARIATLDTKGLQIHTSLDLDLQGQAQSALSTYVPSTMAGVDVGGSNVTVEPGTGRIMSMVQNTTYTQGDNAAAGATAVNYSADSGYGNSGGFQTGSTYKVFTLAEWLASGHTLSDSVTTSEHQFQNAEFTNSCQNVAGGTWNVANAESVPSSMSVEAATVESINTAYAQMGKQLDLCKIAQLAQSMGIHRADGGDLTQTPSSILGVNELSPIDLAEAYAGFANGGVVCTPTAIDSVTEADGTKITPTPSSCTQGVSADVAGTVDYALQGVLSGSGTAASANPGDSVPKFAKTGTTDGDVQNWLVASSTKYTNATWVGNVQGNVSLANWPFLQGTTGYSAKFGVGKSMMAYLDQTVGGGALPAPSQAMMGQASKSSSSSSSSSGSSSAQGMTQDAQTTPTPTPTPTPTAAPAAPAAPAAPAAPAPAATVAPAARNQNGK from the coding sequence ATGCGTGTGGTGCGATGGCCTGGTGCTCTCCTGATGTTCGTGGTGATGTCCGTGCTCGCGGGCATGCTCGTCGCCGTCGCGGTGACGCCGGCGGTCGCCGTCGCGGGAGAGGGGACGTCCGGGGCGGTCTCGTTCTTCGAGGACCTGCCGACCTACCTCGACGTGCAGACCCCGCAGCAGGTGTCGTCCGTGTACGCGGAGCAGGGCGGGAAGCAGGTCAAGATCGCCTCGTTCTACGCCGAGAACCGCACGAACGTGACGGCGGACCAGATGGCGGACTCGCTCAAGCAGGCGGCGATCGACACCGAGGACCCGCGCTACTACGACGAGGGCGGCATCGACGTGCTCGGGACGCTCCGGGGCGTCGCCGCGACCGTCGTCGGCGGGGACGTGCAGGGCGGCTCGAGCATCACGCAGCAGTACGTCAAGAACGTCCTGGTGCAGCAGTGCGAGGAGCTCACCGGCAAGGACCAGGCCGCCACCGAGAAGAAGGTCGAGGCCTGCTACCAGGACGCGGCCGGCGTCACGCCGCAGCGCAAGCTGCAGGAGATGCGGTACGCGATCGCGGTGAACAAGAAGTACTCGAAGGACGAGATCCTGACCGGGTACCTCAACATCGTCGGGCTCGGCGGGCGGGTCTACGGTGCCGAGGCCGGGGCTGAGTACTACTTCGGCGTGCACGCGAAGGACCTGTCGCTCGTGCAGTCGGCCACGCTCGTCGCGATCCTCAACAACCCGTCGAACCTGCGCATCGACGTGCCGAGCGACAAGGACAACGGCAAGGCCAACGGGTACGCGCTGACGAAGGAACGCCGCGACTACGTGCTCCGCCGGATGCAGGCGCACGGGTCGATCACGAAGGCACAGATGACGAAGGCGATCGCGACGCCGGTCACGCCGAAGATCACCGAGACCGCCAACGGGTGCTCGACCGCCGCGACGAACCACGACGCGGGCTACTTCTGCGACTACGTCCGCGACCAGGTGCTGCAAGACCCCGCCTTCGGCAAGACCGCGGCGGCACGCATCGCCACGCTCGACACCAAGGGCCTGCAGATCCACACCTCGCTCGACCTCGACCTGCAGGGCCAGGCCCAGTCCGCGCTGTCCACCTACGTACCGTCCACGATGGCCGGCGTCGACGTCGGCGGCTCGAACGTCACCGTGGAACCCGGGACCGGCCGGATCATGTCGATGGTCCAGAACACCACGTACACGCAGGGTGACAACGCCGCGGCCGGCGCCACCGCGGTGAACTACAGCGCCGACTCCGGGTACGGCAACTCGGGTGGGTTCCAGACCGGCTCGACCTACAAGGTGTTCACCCTGGCCGAGTGGCTCGCCAGCGGGCACACCCTGTCCGACTCGGTCACCACCTCGGAGCACCAGTTCCAGAACGCCGAGTTCACCAACAGCTGCCAGAACGTCGCGGGCGGCACCTGGAACGTCGCGAACGCCGAGAGCGTGCCGTCGTCGATGTCGGTCGAGGCGGCGACGGTCGAGTCGATCAACACCGCCTACGCCCAGATGGGCAAGCAGCTCGACCTGTGCAAGATCGCCCAGCTCGCGCAGTCGATGGGCATCCACCGCGCCGACGGCGGCGACCTGACGCAGACGCCGTCCTCGATCCTCGGCGTGAACGAGCTGTCGCCGATCGACCTGGCCGAGGCCTACGCGGGCTTCGCCAACGGTGGCGTCGTGTGCACGCCCACCGCGATCGACTCGGTGACCGAGGCGGACGGCACGAAGATCACGCCGACGCCGTCGTCCTGCACGCAGGGTGTCTCGGCGGACGTCGCGGGCACCGTCGACTACGCGCTGCAGGGCGTGCTGTCCGGGTCGGGGACGGCCGCGAGCGCGAACCCCGGGGACAGCGTGCCGAAGTTCGCGAAGACCGGCACCACCGACGGCGACGTGCAGAACTGGCTGGTCGCGTCGTCGACGAAGTACACGAACGCCACCTGGGTCGGCAACGTGCAGGGGAACGTGAGCCTGGCGAACTGGCCGTTCCTGCAGGGCACCACCGGGTACAGCGCGAAGTTCGGGGTCGGGAAGTCGATGATGGCGTACCTGGACCAGACCGTCGGCGGGGGAGCGCTGCCCGCGCCGAGCCAGGCGATGATGGGGCAGGCGAGCAAGTCGTCGTCGTCGTCGTCTTCATCGTCGGGGTCCTCGTCCGCGCAGGGGATGACGCAGGACGCCCAGACGACGCCGACGCCGACGCCGACGCCGACGCCGACGGCTGCGCCAGCCGCTCCGGCTGCACCCGCTGCTCCGGCTGCGCCGGCGCCCGCCGCGACGGTGGCTCCGGCTGCGAGGAACCAGAACGGGAAGTGA
- a CDS encoding methyltransferase domain-containing protein: MSRQRGGTTGLPAVDLRTRALDLTELMDDPDCDPRALARTFRRFAVVNALVSGWRAAWRSHVVPALPASGRGRVLDLGCGGGDLARSLVRWAASDGFDLEVVGVDPDERAIAAARRSSPASVTFRQQSSGDLVAAGERFDVVVSNHVLHHLGDEERRGFLADSELLASGRSLHSDIRRSPAAYRAYALASPLVAAGTFIRVDGLRSIRRSFTVPELRDVLPGGWRAEAAAPHRVLAIRDA, encoded by the coding sequence GTGAGCCGCCAGCGCGGCGGCACCACGGGCCTCCCGGCCGTCGACCTGCGCACCCGCGCGCTCGACCTGACCGAACTGATGGACGACCCGGACTGCGACCCGCGTGCGCTCGCGCGCACGTTTCGGCGCTTCGCCGTCGTGAACGCGCTCGTGAGCGGCTGGCGCGCGGCCTGGCGATCACACGTCGTGCCGGCCCTGCCCGCCAGCGGCCGTGGCCGGGTGCTCGACCTGGGGTGCGGTGGCGGCGACCTGGCCCGCTCGCTGGTGCGCTGGGCGGCGAGCGACGGCTTCGACCTCGAGGTCGTCGGGGTCGACCCGGACGAACGCGCCATCGCCGCGGCACGACGGTCCTCCCCGGCTAGTGTGACGTTCCGGCAGCAGTCGAGCGGTGACCTCGTCGCCGCTGGTGAGCGGTTCGACGTCGTCGTGTCGAACCACGTGCTGCACCACCTGGGCGACGAGGAGCGGCGGGGGTTCCTGGCCGATTCCGAGCTGCTCGCGAGCGGGCGCAGCCTGCACTCCGACATCCGGCGGTCGCCGGCGGCCTACCGGGCGTACGCGCTGGCGTCACCGCTCGTCGCGGCGGGGACGTTCATCCGCGTCGACGGCCTCCGGTCGATCCGTCGGAGCTTCACCGTGCCCGAACTCCGCGACGTGCTGCCCGGCGGGTGGCGGGCCGAGGCGGCTGCGCCGCACCGGGTGCTGGCGATCCGCGACGCCTGA